In Melanotaenia boesemani isolate fMelBoe1 chromosome 7, fMelBoe1.pri, whole genome shotgun sequence, a single window of DNA contains:
- the lbx2 gene encoding transcription factor LBX2: MTSSKDMKAGSVLQSSGEERRRAPLDQLPPPANSNKPLTPFSIEDILNKPSVKKSVASICPPRVLEKVTGSNSARNGITTPSSPLCALEELASKTFKGLEVSVIQAAEGREHLNAFGQRQTSKKRRKSRTAFTNHQIYELEKRFLYQKYLSPADRDQIAQQLGLSNAQVITWFQNRRAKLKRDLEEMKADVESLKKITPQTLQKLVTMDNIDDPQGGGPGARSPSISPTSQGHQAFPQSPSSSRDQTTDEFSEDDEEIEVDD; the protein is encoded by the exons ATGACCTCCAGTAAAGACATGAAGGCAGGGTCTGTGTTGCAGTCCAGCGGCGAGGAGAGGAGACGGGCTCCGTTGGACCAGCTGCCCCCGCCGGCTAACTCCAACAAGCCGTTAACGCCGTTCAGCATTGAGGATATCTTGAACAAACCCTCCGTGAAGAAGTCGGTCGCCAGTATCTGTCCGCCGAGAGTGCTAGAGAAAGTGACGGGCTCGAACTCAGCGAGAAACGGGATCACGACTCCGTCCTCGCCGCTGTGCGCGCTGGAGGAGCTGGCCAGCAAAACATTCAAGGGTCTGGAAGTCAGCGTTATCCAAGCAGCAGAAG GTCGAGAGCATCTAAACGCCTTTGGACAGAGGCAGACGTcgaaaaagaggagaaagtcGCGGACGGCCTTCACGAACCACCAGATTTATGAGTTGGAGAAGAGGTTTTTGTACCAGAAGTACCTTTCTCCGGCCGACCGTGACCAAATCGCGCAACAGCTGGGACTTTCCAACGCGCAGGTCATCACCTGGTTTCAGAACCGCAGGGCCAAACTCAAGCGGGACCTGGAGGAGATGAAAGCGGATGTTGAATCGCTAAAGAAAATCACCCCACAGACCCTACAGAAGCTGGTCACCATGGACAACATTGACGACCCGcagggtgggggccccggggcCAGATCGCCCAGTATCTCCCCGACCTCTCAAGGACACCAAGCCTTCCCACAGTCCCCCTCCTCGTCAAGAGACCAAACCACGGATGAATTCTCGGAGGATGATGAGGAAATTGAGGTGGACGATTAA